Proteins co-encoded in one Elusimicrobiota bacterium genomic window:
- a CDS encoding PorV/PorQ family protein, which translates to MRGKLKWVWIPAFAGMTMGIAASLWAETQSGLSFLKIGVGARPIGLGGAYTAMAHDATALYWNPAGLSSLSKKEISAMHSEWLLGSNFDFLGIGYPSKIGTLGFGVSMLSQPQQEGRDAQGRKTSDFSARDSAFSLALGRRLSLETRLGLGLKLIQSRIGAYQGQGFALDLGAMRHLQATPLSFGLAVQNLGPGIKFIEERTKLPLTLSSGLGYHAFGSFVLAADIKYRVYDKKTIWAMGTEYGLGGSFALRAGYSLTEIGGRNSLSGLGAGFGLKIAQYRLDYSMTPFGELGDTHRVSLGARW; encoded by the coding sequence ATGAGAGGGAAATTAAAATGGGTCTGGATTCCCGCCTTCGCGGGAATGACGATGGGGATTGCTGCGAGTCTATGGGCTGAGACTCAATCCGGGCTTTCCTTCCTTAAAATCGGAGTCGGGGCCCGGCCCATCGGCTTGGGAGGGGCTTACACGGCCATGGCCCATGATGCCACGGCTCTTTATTGGAATCCTGCGGGTTTAAGCTCGTTAAGCAAGAAAGAAATTTCCGCCATGCATTCCGAGTGGCTGTTAGGATCAAACTTCGATTTTCTGGGTATAGGATACCCGTCAAAAATCGGAACCTTGGGATTCGGGGTTTCCATGCTCAGCCAGCCTCAGCAAGAAGGCAGGGATGCCCAAGGCAGGAAAACATCTGATTTCTCAGCCAGGGACTCGGCGTTTTCCTTGGCTTTAGGCAGGCGCTTGTCTTTAGAGACCCGGCTTGGTTTGGGATTAAAACTCATTCAAAGCAGAATCGGCGCTTATCAAGGGCAGGGATTCGCCCTTGATCTGGGGGCCATGCGGCATCTTCAAGCAACCCCGCTTTCTTTCGGCTTGGCCGTTCAAAATTTGGGACCGGGGATTAAATTTATCGAAGAAAGAACGAAACTCCCTCTAACCCTGTCCTCAGGCTTGGGTTATCATGCCTTCGGCTCTTTTGTTTTGGCTGCTGATATCAAATACAGGGTTTATGACAAAAAAACAATCTGGGCCATGGGCACGGAGTACGGTCTAGGAGGTTCATTCGCGCTGAGGGCCGGCTACTCACTCACCGAAATCGGCGGTCGGAATTCCCTTTCCGGCCTGGGCGCGGGATTTGGCTTGAAGATTGCCCAAT
- a CDS encoding T9SS type A sorting domain-containing protein produces the protein MAIATSAAAVQGLILVSNLFDILSPDPSLPGGATLNFRYQDLGSEALEQELRVYRFDAGLFMWELVADIGPDTANNLFILPITHLSLYAVFLQDEVAPITSLDLLEGRKFVSLSGQVFISSKTAHILSARDPPLGRLAGSGVLGTEFRIDSTALPFNPYIAGSSLSFPAEGFHSIQFRSFDLAHNTEPIKSASLATDNTPPRAVLFSQQPFISIDGGIAVLAPLATVQVIINDPLNNLAASGIDLTGIAYSLDGGSTISVTGLEFSIALGSGTHVLNVSVKDNVGNELNQVFKVLIGDVLPPQSMLMIGPPKLEPASAQDPVFITQNSFLTLISTDDFSLAGDALGLGVAFQKVSMNAAGRFTFNNPNPGQGSAFISSFTLSGEADGLYALEFFAEDVIGNKETAQTTTVAVDNSHPLTSVHISGPQFKAIGDVPGAIGGPLFIATHSLISLDAVDPIVNGAASGLKETKFNIDAGPFEVFASSFTLSEGKRTLLMASKDRLDNEELLKTFEVSVDQTPPQTTVSYAGPAAFPNHPSDAQPSDTDAFITGQTGIVLSAQDPVSQEVASGVKEIKYKINGGEFLVYAGSFTLPAPGVYLIEYFAKDRVDHAEAPRFLKVAVDNAVPETSLAVGQPSFQAFSETLITPETPITLSAVDPLVNNAASGLKEILFSVDQTPLAVYSSTFTLAQGTHTVSFLAKDRLGNAGVMQKKIFHVSALQQHALVTGQGASDLDGNVRIEGSIASSGAFTANGNPVSVSSVIASAIRLVGNATIEGDAILTAGTTDQIELTGNASIKGSRLVNPTLAPQPSPIDLAALLANVSQSNSNHLIPSQYLVNGSLIIKDQTLTLTTGQYLINGLEVTGNGEIKVQGPVALFVRGVVTWEGNALINKTDKASNLLIFSDSSEIFLAKGNVEAAVFVYAPLSSAEIDGNVRLAGHAYFASASIKGNPILYETDGLLPPKEGNNQNNAGNDDEGSKKTASLASAPSQFGPDPAFKLGEIYAFPNPAVSGQRPTLHIESGLADGAQIRVYDMAGELVAESSLSGQPGIVDRGTGIKYAYEHTLDRHLPTDVYLYVVTTQKEGQTLKKAGRFSVVR, from the coding sequence GTGGCCATTGCCACCAGCGCGGCAGCGGTCCAGGGGTTGATTTTGGTGAGCAATTTATTCGACATATTAAGCCCTGATCCCAGTCTACCCGGCGGCGCGACGCTCAACTTTCGCTATCAGGATTTAGGCAGCGAGGCCTTGGAGCAAGAATTAAGGGTGTATCGCTTTGATGCGGGGCTTTTCATGTGGGAGTTGGTGGCGGATATCGGGCCGGATACGGCCAATAATCTGTTCATTTTGCCTATAACGCATCTTTCTTTATACGCCGTGTTCCTTCAAGATGAAGTTGCCCCCATTACTTCTTTAGATTTATTGGAAGGCCGGAAATTCGTCTCATTGTCAGGCCAAGTCTTTATCTCCAGTAAAACAGCTCATATATTGTCGGCCCGCGATCCGCCTTTGGGCCGTTTAGCGGGATCAGGAGTTTTGGGCACAGAATTCAGAATCGACAGCACAGCCCTGCCCTTTAATCCCTATATCGCGGGCTCAAGCCTCAGTTTCCCCGCCGAAGGATTCCACAGCATTCAATTTAGAAGTTTTGACCTTGCCCATAACACGGAACCCATTAAAAGCGCGTCATTAGCCACGGATAATACTCCTCCGAGAGCCGTTCTTTTCTCACAACAGCCATTTATTTCTATTGACGGCGGCATTGCCGTACTGGCTCCTTTAGCCACCGTGCAGGTGATCATCAATGATCCTTTAAACAATTTGGCAGCGTCGGGAATCGATCTTACCGGTATTGCGTACAGCTTGGATGGCGGCTCGACCATTTCCGTTACTGGGCTTGAGTTCAGCATTGCTTTGGGCTCAGGGACGCATGTCTTGAATGTTTCAGTCAAGGACAATGTGGGCAATGAACTCAATCAGGTGTTTAAAGTTTTAATCGGAGACGTTTTGCCGCCTCAAAGCATGCTTATGATCGGGCCGCCCAAATTAGAGCCGGCGTCTGCTCAAGACCCGGTGTTTATTACGCAAAATTCATTTTTAACCTTGATCTCAACCGATGATTTTTCTTTAGCCGGAGATGCTTTGGGCCTGGGCGTCGCCTTCCAGAAAGTTTCCATGAACGCCGCGGGGCGATTTACTTTCAATAATCCCAATCCCGGCCAAGGCTCGGCCTTTATTTCCAGCTTCACTCTTTCCGGGGAAGCGGACGGGCTGTATGCTTTGGAATTTTTTGCCGAGGATGTAATCGGCAACAAGGAAACGGCTCAAACGACGACCGTGGCCGTGGATAACAGCCATCCCTTGACCTCGGTTCATATCTCAGGACCACAATTTAAGGCGATAGGGGATGTGCCGGGCGCCATCGGCGGGCCATTGTTTATCGCCACGCATAGTTTGATTTCCCTTGATGCCGTTGATCCTATCGTCAACGGCGCGGCTTCAGGGCTTAAAGAAACGAAATTTAACATCGATGCCGGGCCGTTTGAAGTATTTGCCTCAAGCTTTACTTTATCCGAAGGCAAAAGAACTTTGCTGATGGCGAGCAAAGACCGGCTGGATAATGAAGAACTCCTTAAAACCTTCGAGGTGTCGGTTGATCAAACGCCTCCTCAAACAACGGTTTCTTATGCGGGGCCCGCTGCTTTCCCCAACCATCCTTCCGATGCCCAGCCCTCGGACACGGATGCCTTTATCACCGGACAAACAGGGATTGTTCTATCAGCCCAGGACCCCGTGTCTCAGGAAGTTGCATCCGGGGTCAAAGAAATCAAATACAAAATAAACGGCGGAGAGTTTTTGGTTTATGCCGGCAGTTTCACCTTGCCCGCGCCAGGCGTTTATTTGATCGAGTATTTTGCCAAGGACCGGGTGGATCATGCAGAAGCGCCCCGCTTCCTTAAGGTGGCGGTGGATAATGCCGTGCCCGAGACAAGCCTGGCCGTGGGTCAACCGTCTTTCCAGGCTTTTAGCGAGACGCTGATCACACCTGAAACCCCCATCACACTTAGCGCCGTGGACCCCTTGGTCAACAACGCGGCTTCCGGCCTTAAAGAAATTCTTTTTAGTGTTGATCAAACTCCGCTTGCGGTTTATTCCTCCACCTTCACTTTAGCCCAAGGTACCCATACCGTAAGCTTCCTGGCCAAGGATCGCCTCGGCAATGCGGGGGTTATGCAAAAGAAAATTTTTCATGTCTCGGCTTTGCAGCAGCATGCTTTGGTAACCGGTCAAGGAGCCTCGGATTTAGACGGTAATGTTCGCATCGAAGGAAGCATCGCTTCCTCGGGCGCGTTTACCGCCAACGGCAACCCCGTCAGCGTTTCCAGCGTCATTGCATCCGCAATACGCCTTGTGGGCAATGCCACAATCGAGGGTGACGCTATTTTGACCGCAGGAACCACCGATCAAATAGAGCTGACCGGCAATGCGTCCATCAAAGGGTCGCGGCTGGTGAATCCAACTCTGGCCCCTCAGCCAAGCCCGATAGATTTGGCGGCGCTGCTGGCTAACGTAAGCCAATCCAATAGCAATCATCTGATTCCAAGCCAATATTTGGTCAATGGCTCCTTGATCATTAAGGACCAAACATTGACCCTGACCACGGGCCAATACCTTATCAACGGCTTGGAGGTCACGGGCAACGGGGAAATCAAAGTCCAAGGCCCCGTAGCTCTGTTCGTGCGCGGAGTCGTCACTTGGGAAGGCAATGCCCTCATCAACAAAACCGATAAAGCCTCAAACCTTCTTATATTTTCCGATTCCTCAGAGATATTTTTAGCCAAAGGCAATGTTGAGGCTGCAGTCTTTGTCTATGCACCCTTGTCCTCAGCAGAAATAGACGGCAATGTCCGCTTGGCCGGGCATGCTTATTTTGCCTCTGCCTCAATCAAAGGCAATCCCATTCTCTATGAAACCGATGGTCTATTGCCGCCTAAAGAGGGGAACAATCAAAACAATGCCGGCAACGATGATGAAGGCTCGAAGAAGACGGCAAGCCTGGCATCCGCGCCTTCGCAATTTGGCCCTGACCCTGCCTTTAAACTTGGGGAGATTTACGCCTTCCCCAATCCTGCGGTGTCCGGGCAAAGACCCACGCTTCATATCGAATCAGGCTTGGCGGATGGGGCCCAGATCAGGGTTTATGACATGGCCGGGGAGTTGGTCGCGGAATCGTCATTGTCCGGGCAGCCGGGCATTGTGGATAGAGGAACAGGGATCAAGTACGCCTATGAGCATACCCTGGATCGGCATTTGCCCACGGATGTTTATCTTTACGTTGTCACAACTCAGAAAGAAGGGCAGACATTGAAGAAAGCGGGCAGGTTCTCGGTGGTGAGGTAG